A genomic window from Cucurbita pepo subsp. pepo cultivar mu-cu-16 unplaced genomic scaffold, ASM280686v2 Cp4.1_scaffold000136, whole genome shotgun sequence includes:
- the LOC111783984 gene encoding uncharacterized protein LOC111783984, which produces MNENVTELVPVTLRDGMEEGRRFSNEEKDPMTSKELNEEPYEVKISCTVLSSGSKGDLSVNFSTITPKKPNSALRKVARVRLTSGFEITAYIPGIGHNLQEHSVVLVRGGRVKDLPGVRYHIVRGTLDAVGVKDRQQGRSSAL; this is translated from the coding sequence ATGAATGAAAACGTGACTGAATTGGTCCCGGTCACTCTTCGGGACGGAATGGAAGAGGGGAGGAGATTCTCGAACGAGGAAAAGGATCCAATGACTTCGAAAGAATTGAACGAGGAGCCGTATGAGGTGAAAATCTCATGTACGGTTCTGTCGAGTGGCAGTAAGGGTGACTTATCTGTCAACTTTTCCACTATCACCCCCAAAAAACCAAACTCTGCCTTACGTAAAGTTGCCAGAGTACGCTTAACCTCGGGATTTGAAATCACTGCTTATATACCTGGTATTGGCCATAATTTACAAGAACATTCTGTAGTCTTAGTAAGAGGGGGAAGGGTTAAGGATTTACCCGgtgtgagatatcacattgTTCGAGGAACCCTAGATGCTGTCGGAGTAAAGGATCGTCAACAAGGGCGTTCTAGTGCGTTGTAG